A region from the Sutcliffiella horikoshii genome encodes:
- the speD gene encoding adenosylmethionine decarboxylase produces MLHEFNNLTKSLSFNMYDICYTKTKEERESYIDYIDEQYNADRLTKILKNVADLIGAHVLNVAKQDYVPQGASVTVLVSEGPVVEVPTESYEESPGPLPDSVVCQLDKSHITVHTYPEYHPVEGISTFRADIDVSTCGEISPLKALNYLIHSFETDIMTMDYRVRGFTRDINGNKLFIDHDINSIQNYIPNDVKSLYDMIDVNIYQENIFHTKCRLKEFDLNNYLFGYSKDKLSDDERYEITNKLTNEMDEIFYGKNINFGHRED; encoded by the coding sequence ATGCTGCATGAGTTTAATAATTTAACAAAATCCCTGAGCTTTAATATGTATGACATCTGTTATACAAAGACAAAAGAGGAGAGGGAATCGTATATTGATTATATAGATGAACAATATAATGCAGATCGGTTAACCAAAATTTTAAAAAACGTTGCTGATCTGATCGGTGCACATGTGCTAAATGTCGCCAAACAGGACTATGTACCCCAAGGGGCTAGTGTCACGGTACTTGTTTCTGAAGGACCGGTAGTAGAAGTCCCGACGGAATCATATGAGGAGTCTCCGGGCCCACTTCCAGATTCTGTAGTATGCCAGCTTGATAAGAGCCACATTACAGTTCATACCTATCCGGAATATCATCCAGTAGAAGGAATCAGTACCTTTCGGGCCGATATAGATGTATCCACTTGCGGGGAGATTTCCCCATTGAAAGCATTAAACTATCTGATACACTCTTTTGAAACAGATATTATGACCATGGATTACCGTGTGCGTGGATTCACACGAGATATTAATGGAAACAAGCTGTTTATTGACCATGATATTAATTCTATTCAAAATTACATACCAAATGATGTGAAAAGCCTTTATGATATGATCGATGTAAATATCTATCAGGAAAACATTTTTCACACAAAGTGCCGACTGAAAGAGTTTGATTTGAACAATTATCTGTTCGGATACTCTAAAGACAAGCTGTCAGATGATGAAAGATATGAAATTACCAACAAGTTAACAAATGAAATGGACGAAATATTTTATGGGAAAAACATCAACTTTGGACACCGGGAAGATTGA
- a CDS encoding ArsA family ATPase, whose translation MSKLFNHKIMFIGGKGGVGKSTTASAVALLLSEESKKVLLVSTDPAHNIGDIFHVKPKDKVLSINAYLHLLEINPQSESKRYIEEVKTNLKGLVKATMVEEVHRQIDLASASPGADEAALFDKITSLVLEEYDSFDHIIFDTAPTGHTIRLLTLPELMNVWISGLLEKRKKVQQNYTQLLNDGEPVEDPIFEKLQARKQKFVKVRDILLDQKKTGYAFVLNAERLPILETKKAIDMLEKQNMNVSTVYVNKVIPDHADGVFMENRRGNERPYIQQIHEIFRKQEITKIPLFEHDISNVEHLRKYADTLTNHLPLKNS comes from the coding sequence ATGAGTAAGCTTTTCAATCATAAAATAATGTTTATTGGTGGCAAAGGGGGAGTTGGAAAATCAACCACAGCCTCTGCTGTTGCACTCCTATTATCCGAAGAAAGCAAAAAGGTGTTGTTGGTATCAACAGATCCGGCCCATAATATAGGAGACATCTTTCATGTAAAGCCGAAAGATAAAGTACTGTCTATCAACGCATATCTGCATCTCTTAGAAATCAATCCTCAATCTGAATCAAAAAGATATATCGAAGAGGTTAAAACTAACTTAAAAGGGTTAGTAAAGGCAACCATGGTAGAAGAAGTACATAGGCAAATTGATCTGGCAAGTGCATCGCCTGGAGCTGATGAGGCGGCATTATTTGATAAAATCACTTCCTTAGTGCTCGAAGAATACGATTCTTTCGACCATATCATATTTGACACCGCTCCAACCGGCCACACCATTCGGCTTTTAACATTGCCTGAACTGATGAACGTCTGGATCAGCGGGCTATTGGAAAAGAGAAAAAAGGTTCAACAAAACTATACCCAGCTGTTAAACGATGGAGAGCCAGTGGAAGACCCGATATTTGAAAAATTACAGGCTAGAAAGCAAAAGTTCGTAAAAGTTAGGGATATTCTCCTTGACCAGAAAAAGACAGGTTATGCCTTTGTACTTAATGCGGAAAGACTTCCGATACTTGAAACAAAAAAAGCGATAGATATGTTGGAAAAGCAAAACATGAACGTTTCCACTGTTTATGTAAATAAGGTTATCCCCGATCATGCAGATGGAGTCTTTATGGAAAATCGACGAGGAAATGAAAGACCATATATTCAGCAGATACATGAAATTTTCCGCAAACAAGAAATAACTAAAATTCCACTGTTTGAACATGATATTTCTAATGTGGAACATTTAAGGAAGTATGCAGATACCTTAACAAATCACCTCCCATTGAAGAACTCCTAA
- a CDS encoding cory-CC-star protein, whose translation MDILERFKKVITIYDEILQQPHRTEIARELREEEDLFTLLCFSELLGLPNPAFYYTLELYPFVIERFHDWHLRMGMEKSPLNGIRCC comes from the coding sequence ATGGATATTCTGGAAAGATTCAAGAAAGTCATAACTATTTATGATGAAATACTTCAGCAACCTCATAGAACTGAGATCGCAAGAGAGTTAAGGGAGGAAGAAGACCTGTTCACATTACTATGTTTTTCTGAATTGCTTGGTCTCCCTAATCCTGCATTTTACTATACGTTGGAGCTATATCCATTTGTCATTGAGAGGTTTCATGATTGGCACCTTCGAATGGGTATGGAGAAATCACCACTAAATGGAATACGCTGCTGCTAG
- a CDS encoding CBASS cGAMP-activated phospholipase, translating into MKMLCLDGGGIRGVFAVSILQEIEEEYNRPIADLVDLVAGTSTGSIIASSISIKKPMKEVLSGYQKYGKQIFTRQAKVGLFKSIYSDRQLRRFIMQEFGKRKLKDITSPLLIPAVNLTHGRPFVHRSNYGNKAAKDMTIHLWDAVLSSCSAPVYFPPNNIGNDYLSIDGGLWANNPSLVCITEGLEYFKLKLEDIEILSIGTGLQKIDFTIQKNKYWGVKQWLPFQFPSMKVTPKLLDLALQLSSESVSYQCSHLLGSNYIRLNKELGEEVPFDDVTYMDELIQLGQSVYHEQKKVISEFLRS; encoded by the coding sequence ATGAAAATGTTGTGTCTAGATGGGGGAGGAATTCGGGGAGTATTTGCCGTTTCTATTCTTCAGGAGATAGAGGAGGAATACAACCGTCCGATAGCCGACTTAGTAGACCTTGTCGCAGGGACCAGTACAGGTTCTATCATTGCCTCTTCCATTTCCATCAAAAAGCCGATGAAAGAAGTATTATCAGGTTATCAGAAATACGGAAAACAAATATTTACTCGTCAGGCCAAAGTGGGTCTTTTCAAAAGTATCTATAGTGACCGTCAGCTTAGACGTTTTATCATGCAAGAGTTTGGAAAACGAAAACTGAAGGATATTACTAGTCCACTGCTGATTCCTGCAGTTAACCTTACACATGGCAGGCCATTTGTGCACCGTTCCAATTATGGCAACAAGGCAGCAAAAGATATGACCATTCATTTATGGGATGCGGTGCTTTCCTCTTGTTCTGCACCCGTATATTTCCCCCCAAACAATATCGGCAACGACTATCTTTCCATTGACGGAGGCCTGTGGGCCAATAATCCATCACTGGTTTGTATTACAGAAGGGTTGGAATATTTCAAATTGAAATTGGAAGACATAGAAATTCTCTCTATCGGGACTGGACTTCAAAAAATTGATTTTACTATCCAAAAGAATAAATATTGGGGAGTAAAACAGTGGCTTCCATTTCAATTCCCTTCTATGAAAGTCACGCCAAAATTATTGGACCTTGCTTTGCAATTGTCATCTGAATCTGTGTCCTATCAATGCAGTCATCTATTAGGAAGCAATTACATCCGACTCAATAAGGAATTGGGAGAGGAAGTCCCATTTGATGATGTAACCTATATGGACGAGCTGATCCAGTTGGGTCAATCTGTTTATCATGAACAGAAAAAAGTGATAAGCGAATTCTTGAGGTCTTAA
- a CDS encoding YrvL family regulatory protein, whose product MGHDHDPNLSGSDKLILAISMTLLFALALLFVGGAFLFGFAGLFQLFSVQYETKSSLIYYIVLLIPLTLIFEIATMTFLIRVLPRFRRKWIITISKIGITFLFIWIPVYLTDEWIKGITVPLYTELVAATLLLVLDSLVEKKHF is encoded by the coding sequence ATGGGACATGACCATGATCCGAATTTGAGCGGTTCCGATAAACTAATTTTAGCGATTTCTATGACACTTCTTTTTGCGCTTGCTCTGCTTTTTGTGGGTGGAGCCTTTTTGTTTGGTTTTGCCGGTCTTTTTCAACTGTTCAGTGTTCAATATGAGACAAAAAGTTCATTGATTTACTATATTGTTTTATTGATACCCTTAACCTTGATTTTCGAAATAGCTACCATGACCTTCTTAATTAGAGTTTTGCCTAGATTTAGAAGGAAGTGGATCATTACCATTTCAAAAATAGGTATTACTTTTCTTTTTATATGGATTCCTGTATATCTGACAGATGAATGGATAAAGGGCATCACCGTTCCATTATATACAGAATTGGTTGCAGCTACTTTACTGCTTGTATTGGATAGTTTGGTTGAAAAAAAGCATTTTTGA